The proteins below are encoded in one region of Ferviditalea candida:
- a CDS encoding HNH endonuclease, producing the protein MPASKGGSDLPGNLLASCSECNTKRGNRSASLTLKKKRIPRRILSSSVTAS; encoded by the coding sequence AAAGGCGGCTCAGATCTTCCTGGAAACTTACTCGCTTCATGCAGCGAATGCAACACCAAACGCGGAAACCGTTCAGCTTCTCTTACCTTAAAGAAAAAGCGCATTCCGCGCCGAATATTATCAAGTTCTGTTACCGCATCTTGA